From one Aeropyrum camini SY1 = JCM 12091 genomic stretch:
- a CDS encoding DUF2797 domain-containing protein, giving the protein MAGAIVPRSVYKDLVPQGTRRVSVATLGGMENFDLDYYRVDLKGLIVHKPPTPDAELIRGDVRLEIAPRPWIEMCRWHSGPLDRRDNPLTRIYCTTPAQGFCRQHRRSERALYDECFGSHGDRGLWACKALDAAVQAEYAVYLAAFYSPSAPVKVGVTRRFRILERLAEQPHIAATTVAVLDSAYRARILEIEISRRGIARQTTRKTRVARYLRRMEPLIALRRAAEEASSLASVTWSGKLFAVEPPPGISDPIQPRPRLKFTVAGYWGGLLGLRAGGDILWVRSGDVMHKTSLAYAEA; this is encoded by the coding sequence TTGGCTGGAGCGATAGTCCCCCGCTCCGTTTACAAGGACCTCGTCCCCCAAGGCACTAGGAGGGTCTCTGTAGCGACTCTAGGCGGGATGGAGAACTTCGACCTTGACTACTACAGGGTTGATCTCAAGGGGCTCATAGTGCACAAGCCCCCCACACCCGACGCAGAGCTGATAAGAGGTGACGTCAGGCTTGAGATCGCCCCTAGACCGTGGATAGAGATGTGTAGGTGGCACAGCGGCCCTCTGGATAGGCGAGACAACCCCCTAACCAGGATATACTGCACCACCCCGGCCCAGGGCTTCTGCAGGCAGCATAGGAGGAGTGAGAGGGCTCTCTACGACGAGTGCTTTGGTTCACATGGAGATAGGGGTTTATGGGCGTGTAAGGCTCTAGACGCTGCTGTGCAGGCGGAATACGCGGTCTACCTGGCAGCCTTCTACAGCCCCTCAGCCCCAGTGAAAGTCGGGGTCACCAGGAGGTTCAGGATCCTGGAGAGGCTTGCGGAGCAGCCCCACATAGCAGCGACCACGGTAGCCGTCCTCGACAGCGCCTACAGGGCTAGGATCCTAGAGATAGAGATAAGCAGGAGAGGGATAGCAAGGCAGACCACCAGGAAGACGAGAGTAGCCAGGTACCTGAGGAGGATGGAGCCACTAATAGCCCTCAGGAGGGCGGCTGAGGAGGCTTCAAGCCTCGCCAGCGTAACCTGGAGCGGGAAGCTGTTCGCCGTTGAGCCGCCGCCGGGCATTTCAGACCCAATACAGCCTAGGCCAAGGCTGAAATTCACAGTCGCAGGCTACTGGGGAGGCCTCCTAGGCCTCCGCGCCGGGGGGGATATACTGTGGGTGAGGTCGGGCGACGTGATGCACAAGACAAGCCTTGCATACGCGGAGGCCTAG
- a CDS encoding glutamate--tRNA ligase: MASGDLERLLLGYALRDAVKHGGRASVGSVMSMLLGDHPGLRSRAREIASLARGIVERVNSMPLDKQRRLLSEQYPELARFEEKREEGERGLPPLPGAERGKVKLRFAPNPDFVIHIGNARPAIVNYEYSRMYRGKMVLRFEDTDPRTKTPLKEAYELIRQDLRWLGVSWDEEYIQSLRMEVFYGVARRAIERGCAYVDNCGREGKEFLSRGEYCPTRDLSPEENLELFEKMLEGEFYEEEAVVRMKTDPRHPNPSLRDWVAMRIIDTEKHPHPLVGSKYVVWPTYNFAVSVDDHMMGITHVLRGKEHQLNTEKQLAVYKCMGWRPPFFIHFGRLKLEGFILSKSKIRKLLEERPGEFMGYDDPRFGTIAGLRRRGILSEAIRQIILEVGVKPTDATISWANLAAVNRKLLDERADRIMYVEDPVEMEVELVHGECKTAEIPFHPSRPDRKRSITVCTGDRLLLSREDVVEGRQLRLMGFSNFTASHGVLREVDPSLEYARKMRLPIVQWVKRGEETSVEVLEPVELELKKHRGYAEEALRSYSVDSRLQFVRYGFVRVDSVDDGVYKVIYTHR, translated from the coding sequence TTGGCTTCAGGGGATTTAGAGAGGCTCCTGCTAGGGTATGCTCTAAGGGATGCCGTCAAGCACGGTGGTAGGGCTAGCGTGGGCAGCGTTATGTCGATGCTCCTGGGAGACCATCCCGGGCTGAGGAGTAGGGCTAGGGAGATAGCCTCCCTGGCTAGGGGCATTGTGGAGCGTGTGAACTCTATGCCCCTCGACAAGCAGAGGAGGCTCCTCTCAGAGCAATACCCGGAGCTCGCCAGGTTCGAGGAGAAGCGTGAGGAGGGCGAGAGAGGGCTTCCCCCCCTTCCCGGGGCTGAGCGTGGCAAGGTTAAGCTTAGGTTCGCCCCCAACCCCGACTTTGTCATACACATAGGCAATGCTAGGCCCGCCATAGTTAATTACGAGTACTCCAGGATGTATCGCGGCAAGATGGTTCTCCGCTTCGAAGACACAGACCCGAGGACGAAAACCCCGTTGAAGGAGGCTTACGAGCTCATCCGCCAGGACCTCAGGTGGCTTGGCGTGTCCTGGGACGAGGAGTACATCCAGAGCCTCCGGATGGAGGTGTTCTACGGTGTGGCGAGGAGGGCTATAGAGAGGGGCTGCGCCTATGTGGACAACTGCGGTAGGGAGGGTAAGGAATTCCTGTCACGGGGGGAGTACTGTCCCACGAGGGATCTAAGCCCTGAGGAGAACCTGGAGCTTTTCGAGAAGATGCTTGAAGGCGAGTTCTACGAGGAGGAGGCGGTGGTTAGGATGAAGACGGACCCGCGGCACCCCAACCCTAGCCTGAGGGACTGGGTGGCGATGAGAATTATAGACACGGAAAAGCATCCACACCCGCTTGTGGGCAGCAAGTACGTTGTGTGGCCGACATACAACTTTGCAGTCAGCGTCGACGACCACATGATGGGGATAACACATGTGCTTAGGGGTAAGGAGCACCAACTGAACACTGAGAAGCAGCTCGCAGTCTATAAGTGCATGGGCTGGAGGCCCCCCTTCTTCATACACTTCGGAAGGCTAAAGCTGGAGGGCTTCATACTGAGCAAGAGCAAGATAAGGAAGCTTCTCGAGGAGAGGCCCGGCGAGTTCATGGGCTATGATGACCCCAGGTTTGGAACGATAGCCGGTCTGAGGAGGAGGGGTATTCTCTCGGAGGCTATAAGGCAGATCATTCTCGAGGTGGGGGTGAAGCCCACAGACGCCACTATAAGCTGGGCAAACCTGGCGGCAGTCAACAGGAAGCTCCTGGACGAGAGGGCGGATAGGATAATGTACGTCGAAGACCCGGTCGAGATGGAGGTGGAGCTTGTCCATGGTGAGTGTAAAACCGCGGAGATACCGTTCCACCCCAGCCGGCCCGATAGGAAGAGGAGCATTACGGTCTGCACTGGCGACCGGCTGCTCCTCTCGAGGGAGGATGTGGTGGAGGGGAGGCAGCTGAGGCTCATGGGCTTCTCCAACTTTACAGCCAGCCACGGTGTCCTCAGGGAGGTAGACCCCAGCCTTGAGTATGCGAGGAAGATGAGGCTGCCCATAGTCCAGTGGGTGAAGAGGGGCGAGGAGACTAGCGTTGAGGTCCTCGAGCCCGTAGAGCTCGAGCTCAAGAAGCACAGGGGGTACGCGGAGGAGGCTTTAAGGAGCTATAGCGTAGACAGCCGTCTACAGTTCGTGAGGTACGGGTTCGTGAGGGTAGACAGCGTCGACGATGGCGTCTACAAGGTCATATACACCCACAGGTAG
- a CDS encoding 50S ribosomal protein L35ae, giving the protein MARVRGVILGYRRGTNTQYTQHALVKLLLDDPRKAGLYVSGTALYRDRYGNVYKGRVLRLHGRRGGVVVVRFKPPLPGQAVGGVAEVVKEEGGEG; this is encoded by the coding sequence GTGGCGAGGGTTAGGGGAGTTATACTCGGCTACAGGAGAGGTACAAATACGCAGTACACCCAGCACGCCCTTGTGAAGCTTCTCCTAGACGATCCCCGGAAAGCTGGTCTATACGTGTCGGGAACAGCCCTCTATAGGGACAGGTACGGTAACGTCTACAAGGGGAGGGTGCTGAGGCTCCACGGGAGGAGGGGCGGGGTTGTTGTAGTCAGGTTTAAGCCACCTCTCCCCGGGCAGGCCGTAGGCGGTGTGGCTGAGGTAGTGAAGGAAGAGGGCGGAGAGGGCTAG
- the priX gene encoding DNA primase noncatalytic subunit PriX, with translation MDEAYQALLRACGERGFEECRDAYRMFLEEACREAGSCPKRRSPGTGQGRYAWVEAVLRSGVPDGRSRLILYVISRYLVNVKGLEPGEAEAVIEEFLRVCCERHGNCRKIYKSWIRNVLRRVKEGGWRPWTLERIKSEDPELYSIIESIISGGGG, from the coding sequence GTGGATGAGGCCTACCAGGCTCTTCTGAGGGCTTGTGGGGAGAGGGGCTTCGAGGAGTGTAGGGACGCTTACAGGATGTTTCTAGAGGAGGCTTGTAGGGAGGCTGGATCATGCCCTAAAAGGAGGTCTCCAGGGACTGGCCAGGGGAGGTACGCTTGGGTGGAGGCTGTACTCAGGTCGGGCGTGCCCGACGGGCGTTCTAGGCTGATACTATATGTTATAAGCAGGTATCTAGTGAACGTGAAGGGTTTGGAGCCGGGTGAAGCCGAGGCTGTTATAGAGGAGTTCCTTAGGGTTTGTTGCGAGAGGCATGGTAACTGTAGGAAGATCTACAAGTCGTGGATCAGGAATGTGCTGAGGAGAGTGAAGGAGGGTGGGTGGCGGCCGTGGACCCTGGAGAGGATCAAGAGCGAGGACCCGGAACTCTATAGTATCATAGAGTCTATAATCTCCGGCGGGGGAGGGTGA
- a CDS encoding V-type ATP synthase subunit K (produces ATP from ADP in the presence of a proton gradient across the membrane; the K subunit is a nonenzymatic component which binds the dimeric form by interacting with the G and E subunits) has protein sequence MSRTLMLLGLITLALSSYTAAAQEAADPLEFAAKAIGAGLAVGLAGIGGGYAVGVAGAAAISSITEKPEMFGRSLLFVVLGEGIAIYGLLIALLLLLVV, from the coding sequence CTGTCGAGGACCCTGATGCTGCTGGGTCTGATAACGCTGGCCCTCTCCTCATACACAGCTGCGGCCCAGGAAGCTGCTGACCCGCTGGAGTTCGCGGCCAAGGCAATAGGTGCGGGCCTCGCCGTAGGCCTGGCAGGAATAGGGGGTGGCTATGCGGTCGGCGTTGCCGGGGCGGCCGCCATAAGCAGCATAACCGAGAAGCCAGAAATGTTCGGAAGGTCCCTGCTATTCGTCGTGCTCGGCGAGGGAATAGCTATATACGGCTTGCTAATAGCCCTGCTTCTCCTACTCGTGGTGTGA
- the proS gene encoding proline--tRNA ligase — translation MSDFPRWFDWVIEAAEVYDYGRYPVKGMGVWMPYGFQIRRRVLEVIRGLLDSTGHEEVLFPLLIPEHLLRRESEHIRGFEGEVYWVTHGGREELDVKLALRPTSETSITYMETFWIKSYRQLPKKYYQVVSIFRYETKATRPMIRLREVTTFKEAHTVHESFEDAERQVLEAIEVYKAIFDRLLIPYVISKRPEWDKFAGALYTIAFDTVMPDGRALQIGTVHHLGQSFTRAFDFRIQMRDERLDHPWQTSYGVSDRVVASLIAVHGDDRGLVIPPSVAPIQVVIVPITPGDEEKRGRVLSYTARVAERLEKAGFRVHVDDREWERPGAKFYYWEAKGVPLRVEIGLREAEEETLTIARRDTLEKVEAPLGEAEGRIRELMAQVESNLRRRAQSFFKERLLRTDSLEDAGEWVESRRGIAEVPWCGRESCGLEMEERVNGKVLGTPWPEEPVEDGKRCPVCGRPAVAWIRLAKTY, via the coding sequence ATGAGCGACTTTCCCAGGTGGTTTGACTGGGTTATCGAGGCTGCCGAGGTCTATGACTACGGCAGGTATCCAGTGAAGGGTATGGGTGTATGGATGCCTTATGGCTTCCAGATAAGGCGTAGGGTGCTAGAGGTTATCAGAGGGCTGCTCGACTCAACAGGCCATGAGGAGGTCCTCTTCCCCCTCCTCATACCTGAGCACCTGCTCAGGAGGGAGAGCGAGCATATCAGGGGGTTCGAGGGCGAGGTTTACTGGGTGACCCATGGGGGGAGGGAGGAGCTCGACGTCAAGCTTGCTCTGAGGCCGACGAGCGAGACTAGCATAACCTATATGGAGACCTTCTGGATAAAGAGCTATAGGCAGCTGCCCAAGAAGTACTACCAGGTTGTAAGCATATTCAGGTATGAGACCAAGGCTACGAGGCCTATGATACGTCTGAGGGAGGTCACAACCTTCAAGGAAGCCCACACGGTCCACGAGAGCTTTGAAGACGCAGAGCGCCAGGTCCTGGAAGCTATAGAGGTTTATAAAGCCATATTCGACAGGCTCCTAATTCCCTACGTTATATCCAAGAGGCCCGAGTGGGACAAGTTCGCTGGAGCCCTCTATACAATAGCATTCGACACGGTCATGCCAGATGGCAGAGCCCTCCAGATAGGCACAGTCCACCACTTGGGCCAGAGCTTCACCAGAGCCTTCGACTTTAGAATCCAGATGAGGGACGAGCGTCTAGACCATCCCTGGCAGACAAGCTACGGTGTGAGCGATAGGGTTGTGGCCAGCCTGATAGCGGTGCACGGTGATGACAGGGGCCTAGTTATACCCCCCTCAGTCGCTCCCATCCAGGTTGTAATCGTACCCATAACGCCGGGTGACGAGGAGAAGCGTGGGAGAGTACTATCGTATACCGCACGCGTGGCGGAAAGGCTGGAGAAGGCTGGTTTCAGGGTTCACGTGGACGATAGAGAGTGGGAGAGGCCTGGAGCCAAGTTCTATTACTGGGAGGCTAAGGGGGTACCACTAAGAGTGGAGATAGGGCTCAGAGAGGCCGAGGAGGAGACCCTGACGATAGCTAGGAGAGACACCCTCGAGAAGGTAGAGGCGCCTTTAGGGGAAGCTGAGGGTAGGATTAGGGAGCTGATGGCCCAGGTCGAGTCGAACCTTAGGAGGAGGGCTCAGAGCTTCTTCAAGGAGAGACTACTCAGGACTGATAGCCTCGAGGATGCGGGTGAGTGGGTTGAAAGCCGCAGGGGGATAGCTGAGGTCCCGTGGTGCGGTAGGGAGAGTTGCGGCCTGGAGATGGAGGAGAGGGTTAACGGGAAAGTGCTGGGAACCCCCTGGCCGGAGGAGCCGGTTGAGGATGGTAAACGCTGCCCCGTCTGCGGCCGCCCCGCCGTAGCATGGATAAGGCTGGCGAAAACCTACTAG
- a CDS encoding 30S ribosomal protein S26e — MPKKRESRGRRKGAKGKAGTVQCDNCGRVVPADKAICVTRMYSPVDPQLAEELEKKGAIIMRYPVTKCYCVSCAVHYGIVKIRPEEQRKPKGFQL, encoded by the coding sequence ATGCCCAAGAAGAGGGAAAGCAGGGGTAGAAGGAAAGGGGCTAAAGGGAAGGCCGGCACAGTACAGTGCGACAACTGCGGCCGGGTCGTCCCCGCGGACAAGGCCATATGTGTAACCAGGATGTACAGCCCCGTGGACCCACAGCTGGCCGAGGAGCTTGAGAAGAAGGGAGCCATAATAATGAGATACCCGGTCACGAAATGCTACTGTGTCAGCTGCGCCGTACACTACGGGATAGTAAAGATAAGGCCGGAGGAGCAGAGGAAGCCCAAGGGCTTCCAGCTATAA
- a CDS encoding YraN family protein, whose product MAGRRAWRNSEEIAARILERSGFRVLDFHVPIEEGGVEVGEIDIVAEKGGQKYSVEVKAGMADINAVRQAYVNSLVSGMKPMIIARGADEGARRLAEKLGVELIVLPDVVVSSTDDLKEIVEEAVDHAIISLLEPLLHCETLDSSDLAILEAISRARSFREAAERLGVGVEELASSVERLKKAGVLPKSSYKRMRAAAFIVLVGCRLLADGRYRASEGEQHVPRP is encoded by the coding sequence TTGGCGGGTAGAAGGGCTTGGAGGAATAGCGAGGAGATAGCAGCCCGTATACTTGAGAGGTCGGGCTTCAGGGTGCTCGACTTCCACGTTCCGATTGAAGAGGGGGGTGTGGAAGTCGGGGAGATCGACATAGTTGCTGAGAAGGGCGGCCAGAAATACTCGGTTGAGGTTAAGGCTGGAATGGCGGATATAAACGCGGTGAGACAGGCATACGTCAACAGCCTGGTATCGGGCATGAAACCCATGATAATAGCTCGGGGTGCGGACGAGGGGGCCCGCAGGCTTGCTGAGAAGCTGGGGGTGGAACTTATAGTGCTGCCTGACGTGGTCGTGTCATCCACGGACGACTTGAAGGAGATAGTTGAGGAGGCTGTAGACCATGCTATAATTTCGCTCCTTGAACCTCTCCTGCACTGCGAAACCCTGGATAGCAGCGACCTTGCAATCCTCGAGGCGATATCCAGGGCCAGGAGCTTTAGGGAGGCGGCGGAGAGGCTGGGGGTGGGGGTGGAGGAGCTGGCTTCTAGTGTTGAACGGCTCAAAAAGGCGGGCGTACTCCCCAAGTCGTCATACAAGAGGATGAGGGCCGCGGCGTTCATAGTTCTAGTAGGCTGTAGATTACTGGCGGATGGCCGATACCGTGCTAGCGAGGGAGAGCAACATGTACCCCGCCCCTGA
- a CDS encoding 60S ribosomal export protein NMD3 → MEAFVRGLKSCAGCGRPSEVLLRGLCPECFDKRHGVVEGLPRELAVDVCTSCGRIRVGHRWLYYRTPEEGVGLILSSIAYKPVHPVEQVVLEGWSLETSLDWRTRVRLRLKASHQGLAFNVSRSIVLRLNPSTCPLCIVKRSGEYDTLVQVRGAAAEDTVERVLNTLDPKEAPVDVIPVRGGVDVYFHHRGAAARFVSRLGSIARVKVSRIVYEHVGTSSMGKRRSRKTIVVRLEGASQRGER, encoded by the coding sequence GTGGAGGCTTTCGTGAGAGGCTTGAAGAGCTGTGCGGGTTGCGGTAGGCCTAGTGAGGTGCTGTTGCGAGGACTCTGTCCGGAGTGTTTCGATAAGAGGCATGGGGTCGTGGAGGGTCTGCCCAGGGAGCTGGCTGTAGACGTTTGCACGTCGTGCGGGAGAATCAGGGTTGGACACAGGTGGCTGTACTACCGTACGCCGGAGGAGGGGGTCGGCCTTATACTCTCTAGTATTGCATATAAGCCTGTCCATCCGGTTGAGCAGGTCGTGCTGGAGGGATGGTCACTCGAGACAAGCCTGGACTGGAGGACCAGGGTGAGGCTCCGTCTAAAAGCCTCGCACCAGGGCCTAGCGTTCAATGTATCCCGAAGTATTGTCCTGAGGCTGAACCCCTCCACGTGCCCGCTCTGCATTGTCAAGAGGAGCGGAGAGTATGACACACTAGTCCAGGTTAGAGGGGCGGCGGCTGAGGATACTGTGGAGAGGGTTCTAAATACTCTCGACCCGAAGGAGGCTCCCGTAGATGTTATCCCAGTCAGGGGCGGCGTGGACGTATACTTCCACCATAGAGGCGCCGCGGCTAGGTTCGTCTCCAGACTAGGTTCCATAGCGCGTGTCAAGGTGTCTAGAATAGTGTACGAGCACGTTGGGACAAGCAGCATGGGAAAGAGGAGATCTAGGAAGACAATAGTAGTCAGGCTGGAGGGTGCTTCACAGCGTGGGGAGAGGTAA
- a CDS encoding DUF402 domain-containing protein: MLYAVRVRGIYATALVALALKKGYLLSDLSRTMLSRIQVPVSARPPNITVKHGEESRDEVVIHGFPYEAGERFERDLLEEVGHAAVRRSILGLRSVVDARAVEGCRAEGPGGVEIVIRGGECPQPGSMVRLTVVRSPPGESVVEGRLGVELTGLTARVSHPGSGVRVSRHLSGEEAARALKAVEASGVDLNRFSVHVRSGARLVGEEDLSAEIRRLAREAERLWGEGPGRELAVVSRGEYLSLVYLPSTAKRVMDGLRAGLYPTVNNHHSLKSWSSDAEGLLTDFAEEGVREGFWGAEAGDLIVRFISSRLVGRTAVILHRRPDGETIRLGPFRVSSYRPNAGRGGEIVLERTFRSAGVYDGLGLERRPGDRGVTSVFLGDWLTVHEYYDRAGRLLGVYANVNTPPEVGFEGVKYLDLLVDVVKRPGEEPEIIDRGDLEVACSSGLLTDTLCREAERQAERALGLLKSRYP; this comes from the coding sequence TTGCTATACGCCGTGAGGGTTAGGGGGATATACGCCACCGCGCTGGTCGCGCTCGCCCTTAAGAAGGGCTACCTGCTATCCGACCTCAGCAGGACTATGCTCAGCAGGATACAGGTCCCCGTTTCTGCTAGGCCCCCAAACATCACTGTCAAACATGGCGAGGAGAGTAGAGACGAGGTTGTTATACATGGGTTCCCCTACGAGGCTGGAGAGAGGTTTGAGCGGGATCTTCTGGAGGAGGTTGGTCATGCTGCGGTGAGGAGGAGTATCCTCGGTCTGAGAAGTGTTGTAGACGCGCGAGCTGTGGAGGGGTGTAGGGCTGAGGGGCCCGGTGGGGTCGAGATCGTCATCAGGGGTGGCGAGTGCCCCCAACCCGGAAGCATGGTCAGGCTCACAGTGGTTAGGAGCCCCCCTGGGGAGTCTGTTGTGGAGGGGAGGCTCGGGGTGGAGTTGACCGGCCTCACGGCCAGGGTATCCCACCCCGGCTCTGGGGTGAGGGTTAGCAGGCACCTCTCAGGCGAAGAGGCGGCTAGGGCCTTGAAAGCCGTGGAGGCGAGCGGCGTAGACCTGAACAGGTTCTCGGTGCACGTTAGAAGCGGTGCTAGGCTGGTGGGGGAGGAGGATTTGTCGGCCGAGATCAGACGGCTGGCGAGAGAGGCTGAGAGGCTGTGGGGAGAGGGGCCTGGGAGAGAGCTGGCCGTTGTTTCCCGGGGGGAGTACCTCTCCCTAGTTTACCTTCCTAGCACAGCTAAGAGGGTTATGGACGGGCTGAGGGCAGGCCTCTACCCCACCGTCAACAACCACCATAGCCTGAAGAGCTGGAGCAGCGATGCAGAGGGCCTGTTAACCGACTTCGCGGAGGAGGGGGTCAGGGAGGGGTTTTGGGGTGCTGAGGCGGGGGATCTCATAGTCAGGTTCATATCCTCAAGACTAGTCGGCAGGACAGCGGTGATACTCCACAGGAGGCCGGACGGCGAGACCATAAGGCTGGGGCCATTTAGGGTGTCTTCCTACAGGCCCAATGCAGGGCGTGGGGGGGAGATCGTGCTCGAGAGGACGTTCAGGAGTGCTGGTGTCTACGACGGGCTAGGTTTGGAGAGGCGTCCTGGAGACAGGGGGGTGACCAGCGTGTTCCTAGGTGACTGGCTCACCGTCCATGAATACTATGACAGGGCTGGTAGGCTGCTGGGCGTGTATGCTAATGTTAACACTCCTCCTGAGGTCGGCTTCGAAGGCGTCAAGTACCTCGACCTTCTCGTGGATGTGGTAAAGAGGCCTGGAGAGGAGCCGGAGATCATAGATAGGGGCGACCTGGAGGTGGCGTGTAGCTCCGGCCTGCTGACGGACACGCTGTGCCGTGAAGCGGAGAGGCAGGCTGAGAGGGCCTTAGGCCTTCTAAAGTCCAGGTACCCCTAG
- a CDS encoding UPF0147 family protein has product MNLPADNEGKIKLAMSILVTIINDTGVPRNIRRAAANALTHLRDPRLSPAVRAANAISALEEVSQDPNMPFYARTRIWQVITILETVRD; this is encoded by the coding sequence ATGAATCTGCCGGCCGACAATGAGGGCAAGATAAAGCTCGCCATGAGTATACTAGTCACTATAATAAACGATACAGGCGTGCCCCGCAACATTAGGAGGGCAGCGGCTAACGCTTTAACCCACCTGAGAGATCCCCGGCTATCCCCTGCAGTTAGGGCGGCTAACGCCATAAGCGCCCTGGAAGAGGTTAGCCAGGACCCGAACATGCCTTTCTACGCGAGAACTAGGATATGGCAGGTTATAACCATCCTCGAGACCGTTAGAGATTGA
- a CDS encoding SAM hydrolase/SAM-dependent halogenase family protein — MVEPSKVIGLVTDFGDSPYTGIMRAIIKSISREIQIIDIDHSVPSFSPLAGAYVVAHTYHWLPKGSVIVAVVDPGVGTSRHALAVETENYIFIGPDNGVLYPAVMSDGMRRVYALREKDVSSLARMKTSSAAGTLKPWSISRTFHGRDVFAPAGALIAAGHASLEELGDEIEPERIRRASIDHVEKMGASAFRATVVYIDKFGNVALSIRPKKLGINLSLYKMIVLRTNMASNTIKMGKTFGDANPGELVAYENSFGHLEIAVNRGNAAKRLGLELESRVEIELLENSVATPNGSRAGRSTDLLGVSSKGLGETLW; from the coding sequence ATGGTCGAGCCTTCCAAGGTAATAGGCCTTGTGACGGATTTCGGTGACAGTCCATACACGGGTATCATGAGGGCTATCATAAAAAGCATTTCAAGGGAGATACAGATAATCGATATAGACCATTCCGTCCCCAGCTTTAGCCCCCTCGCCGGGGCCTATGTAGTGGCCCACACGTACCACTGGCTGCCTAAAGGCTCGGTTATAGTCGCGGTTGTCGACCCCGGCGTCGGCACATCCAGGCACGCCCTTGCGGTTGAGACCGAAAACTACATATTCATAGGACCTGACAACGGGGTCCTCTACCCCGCTGTGATGAGTGATGGAATGAGACGCGTCTACGCCCTGAGGGAGAAGGATGTTAGCAGCCTTGCGCGGATGAAGACTTCTTCTGCGGCGGGAACGTTGAAGCCGTGGAGCATAAGCAGAACCTTCCACGGTAGGGACGTGTTCGCGCCCGCCGGCGCCCTCATAGCGGCGGGACATGCTTCGCTGGAGGAGCTGGGGGACGAGATAGAGCCTGAGAGGATTAGGAGGGCCAGCATAGACCATGTGGAGAAGATGGGTGCATCAGCCTTCAGGGCCACGGTAGTGTATATAGACAAGTTTGGCAACGTGGCCCTAAGCATACGACCGAAGAAGCTCGGCATCAACCTTAGCCTATACAAGATGATAGTGCTTAGAACCAACATGGCGAGCAACACGATAAAGATGGGTAAGACGTTCGGAGACGCGAACCCCGGCGAGCTGGTTGCGTACGAGAACAGCTTTGGCCATCTCGAAATAGCTGTCAACAGGGGTAACGCCGCTAAGAGGCTAGGGCTCGAGCTGGAGTCGAGGGTTGAGATTGAACTCCTGGAGAACTCGGTGGCCACGCCCAACGGGTCCAGGGCGGGGAGGAGCACGGACCTTCTAGGCGTGTCGTCGAAGGGCCTCGGCGAAACCTTGTGGTGA
- a CDS encoding lipoate--protein ligase family protein — MLRTLGGSPHFNLALEEALLEESGEHGIALARLWLNPDSVVIGYTVDVEKEVNTSQAMAEGIPVVRRISGGGAVFHDLGNINLSIYIPRRLGVDEAYRLVTGIILRTLHSLGLEARVENGNDVAVGPWKVSGSAAAIRSRATLAHATLLVTTNPSRIRRLVIPQLHRVIRGEVTPVKYNPNSLDEITGGRIRLQQVARLLEYHVTQTLGGVGEVEQDILGEAFERAGELCRAKYSAKGFWSPLGTGGCEKPRKSELARTAQL; from the coding sequence ATACTTAGAACCCTAGGTGGGTCTCCACACTTCAACCTGGCGCTGGAGGAGGCTCTCCTTGAAGAGTCGGGGGAGCATGGTATAGCTTTGGCCAGGCTATGGCTAAACCCTGATAGCGTGGTGATAGGCTACACTGTCGACGTGGAAAAGGAGGTCAACACCAGCCAGGCTATGGCGGAGGGTATACCCGTTGTTAGGCGTATAAGCGGGGGCGGCGCCGTATTCCACGACCTAGGCAACATAAACTTGTCGATATACATACCCCGCAGGCTCGGTGTCGACGAGGCCTACAGGCTTGTCACGGGAATTATACTTAGGACCCTCCACTCCCTAGGTCTAGAGGCTAGGGTTGAGAACGGCAATGACGTTGCAGTAGGCCCATGGAAAGTCTCCGGGAGCGCCGCCGCGATAAGAAGCAGAGCCACCCTCGCCCACGCCACCCTCCTTGTAACCACAAACCCGTCAAGAATAAGGAGACTCGTCATACCGCAGCTCCACAGGGTTATCCGGGGGGAGGTGACCCCCGTCAAGTACAACCCCAACAGTCTTGACGAGATAACCGGGGGGAGGATCCGGCTGCAACAGGTTGCACGGCTCCTCGAATACCATGTGACGCAGACCCTCGGGGGGGTAGGGGAGGTCGAGCAAGATATACTGGGGGAAGCCTTCGAAAGGGCTGGAGAACTGTGTAGGGCTAAGTACTCTGCAAAGGGGTTCTGGAGCCCCCTAGGCACGGGGGGCTGCGAGAAGCCTAGAAAATCCGAGCTAGCCAGAACAGCGCAACTATAG